A single region of the Borrelia hermsii DAH genome encodes:
- the pgsA gene encoding CDP-diacylglycerol--glycerol-3-phosphate 3-phosphatidyltransferase, giving the protein MNSKSIISPNKITFFRIILSFVILFIFCLEDFWNPYLFLILIWFLIIFNEITDLIDGYIARKYDLVSNVGKILDPYADVLQHLTYFVFFFYKGITPYYFFVIFIYRELSVGVIRNLIIQFDIVQQAKFSGKIKSLFYAISTFASLFLYSLDKLKITTLIENFISLILNLDFNFSFIVGIIYAISAFLTLISLIDYIVIFLDLGKYEK; this is encoded by the coding sequence TTGAATAGCAAGAGTATAATTAGTCCAAATAAAATAACTTTTTTTAGAATTATATTATCTTTTGTTATCTTATTTATATTCTGTCTTGAAGATTTTTGGAATCCTTATTTATTTTTAATCTTGATTTGGTTTTTAATTATTTTTAATGAAATAACAGATCTTATTGATGGATATATTGCTAGGAAATATGATTTAGTTAGTAATGTAGGCAAGATTTTAGATCCTTATGCAGATGTGTTGCAACATTTAACATATTTTGTTTTTTTCTTTTATAAAGGTATTACTCCATATTATTTTTTTGTGATATTTATATACCGTGAACTTTCTGTTGGTGTTATTAGGAATTTAATTATTCAGTTTGATATAGTTCAGCAAGCTAAGTTTTCGGGCAAAATAAAATCTTTATTTTATGCCATTTCAACATTTGCCAGTCTTTTTCTTTATAGTTTAGACAAATTGAAAATTACTACATTGATTGAGAATTTTATTAGTTTAATTTTAAATCTAGATTTTAATTTTTCTTTTATTGTTGGAATAATATATGCTATTTCTGCCTTTTTGACTCTCATATCATTAATTGATTATATTGTAATATTTTTGGATCTTGGCAAGTATGAGAAGTAA